The window ATGCGCCGGCGATTTGCTCCAGCGACGAGGACGCTTCATCCATCGACGTACGACCGATCTGCGTTTGCTGTGCGTTTTCCTGGGCCAGACGCTGAGTGCTGCCCATGTTGTCGGCGATGTTCAGGGACGTGGCGCTGAACTCTTCCACGGCGCCGGCCATGCTGGTGATTTCGCCCGACTGCTGTTCCATGCCTTCGTAAGCGCCGCCGGACAAACCGGACAAGGCCTGGGCGCGGCTGTTGACCTCCATCGAGGCGTTGCGGATGTGCTCGACCATGGTCGACAGCGCCTGGCTCATCTGGTTGAACGCGCGGGCCAGTTGGCCGATTTCGTCGTTGCTCGACACGCTCAGGCGCACGCTCAAATCCCCGGCGCCCAAGGCTTCAGCCTGACGTACCAGATCGCCCAGTGGCGCGAGTTTGCTGCGCAACAGCCATACCGCCGAACCCACCGCCAGCAGCATCGCCAACAGGCTGCCGATGGCCAACTGAATGCCGACGCTCCAGGTCACGGCGCTGATTTCAGTTTTCGGCATGCTCGCCACCACCGACCACGGCCCGTCCTGGAACGGCACGGCGATGCTGTAGAAATCTTCGGCCTTGTCGCTCCAGAACTCGCCCTTGCCCGGGGTTTTCGCCAGCGCGTTGATGGCCGGGACGGCCTGGTCCAGCGCCTCCACGCCAGCAATCGGCACGAGCCATTTGTTCTGCTCATCCAGCAGCGCGAGGGAACCGGTCTGGCCGATGCGGAAGCGCTTGAGGTTTTCGAACTGGGCCTTCTGCGCGTCGGTGTAATCGAAACCGACGTACAACACCGCAATGACCTTGCCACTGCTGTCGCGCACCGGGGTGTACTGGGACATGTAGAAGCGTTCAAACAGCAGCGATCGACCCACGAAGCTCTGCCCCGCCATCAGTCGGGCGTAGGCCGGGTTCGCGTGATCGAGCACAGTACCGATGGCGCGGCTGCCGTCTTGTTTGGTGACGTTTGTGCTGACTCGAATGAAGTCTTCACCGCTGCGCACGAACACCGTGGCCACACCTGCGGTCATCTGCTTGAATTCGTCCACTTCCTTGAAGTTGTTGTTGAGCACCACGTTGCCCAGGTGCAGCCCCGGCGTCTGCACGCCTGCCACGACCACCGGCTCGTCCGCGTGCACGCTCAGCCCACTGCTGAAGCGCGTCTCGAACAACCCTGCAAGGCGCTGGGTGCTTTCACGCAACGTGCTGTGAAAGGTACTCAGCTGATCGGCCAGCAGCCGTGCTTCACTCGCCAGATGCTCTTCGCGGGTGGCGAGGTTGGCCGAGTCCAGCGAACGCAGGGCGAACAGGGTACTGCCGGTAATGACAATCGCCAGAATCACGGCGAGCGCAAGACCAAGCTGTGAGGCGATCCGGGCACGAGGTTGAGACATGACAGCTCCTGGCCGAGCAATCGGATCATCCTGATCGCGACGCACACTCAGCAAATTTCTAATAATGGGGGTAGCGTCGAACCTGCACGAAGGTCCTACGTGAAGATTTTCGGCGGCGAACGGGAATACTTGAGCGGCGTGGCAGGATATGGCTCAAGGCCGCTATTGCAGCGGCTTCATCGATTCAGCTCAGGTGCACGACATCTGGCAATTCCATGGCGCGGACTTCGCCTTGCAGGAAGTCGCTGAGCCGACGCATGCGCTCGCCACCGGGACGGGTTTTCGGCCACACCAGGTAATACTTTTCGCCGCTGGCGACGGCGGTCGGCCATGGCAGGCTCAAGCGCCCTTGCGCCACATCCTCCGCCACCATCAGCAGATCGCCCATGGACACGCCATAGCCCCGTGCTGCAGCGATCATGCCCAGTTCCAGCGTATCGAACACCTGTCCGCCCTTAAGCGACACCTGATCGGCCAGTCCCATGCGCTCCAGCCAGTTGCGCCAATCGCGCCGGTCCGGGGTCGGGTGCAGCAGTTCGGTATTGGCCAGGCGCGTGACGTCCCATGGCTGATCGTCGCGCAAGTTGGGCGCGCCCACCGGAATCAGTTCCTCCGGAAACAGGTAGCTCGCCTCCCAGTCCGGCGGGAAATGGCCATTGCTCAACAACACAGCACAGTCGAACGGCTCGTCGTTGAAGTCCACTGAGTCGATATCCATCCAGGCGCTGGTCAATTGCACCTCGTTGCCCGGCTGCAAATGGCGGAAGCGGCTGAGGCGCGCCAGCAACCAGCGCATGGTCAGCGTCGACGGGGCTTTCATGCGCAGGATGTCATCTTCGGCGCGCAAGGTATTGCAGGCGCGTTCCAGAGCGGTGAAGCCTTCGCGAATGCCTGGTAACAGCAAGCGCGCCGACTCGGTTAGCTGCAAGTTGCGGCCACTGCGGTGAAACAAGCGGCAGGCAAAATGCTCCTCGAGGGTACGAATATGCCGACTGACCGCACTTTGGGTGATCGACAGTTCTTCGGCGGCACGGGTGAACGAACTGTGTCGCGCCGCCGCTTCGAATGCGCGCAGGGCATACAAGGGAGGAAGACGACGTGACATTCAGAAAGCTCCTATAGCGGGATCGAGTCACCCTAGCAGAAACTCCCCAGCATGAGTTTGAATCATGCCACCCATCCTTTTTATCCCTTTGTGCAAACGCACCAGAGCGCCGAGAATCGGTGCTTTCCTGTTCTCTTTGAAAATCGAGCGTGATGATCATGCAGCATCCAGCACGTATTGAACTCTGGGCCATCCTGCGGCTGTCGGGGCCGTTGATTGCCTCGCAGTTGGCGCACATGCTGATGGTCCTCACCGACACCTTGATGATGGCGCGCCTGAGTCCCGAAGCGCTGGCCGGTGGCGGACTTGGCGCGGCGACCTATTCGTTCGTGTCGATTTTCTGCATCGGCGTGATCGCGGCCGTCGGCACCCTGGTGGCGATCCGTCAGGGCGCGGGCGATATTCTTGGCGCGGCGCGGTTGACCCAGGCCGGGGTGTGGCTGGCATGGTTGATGGCGTTGGGTGGCGGGCTGCTGTTGTGGAACCTCAAACCGGTGCTGCTGTTGTTCGGCCAGACGGAAAGCAACGTCCAGGCCGCCGGGCAATTCCTGATCTTCCTGCCCTTCGCCCTGCCCGGCTACCTGAGCTTCATGGCCTTGCGCGGCTTCACCAGCGCCATTGGCCGTGCAACGCCGGTAATGGTCATCAGCCTGGGCGGCACGGTGGCTAACTTCCTGCTCAATTACGCGTTGATCACCGGCATGTTCGGCCTGCCGAAACTCGGCTTGATGGGCATCGGCCTGGTCACCGCGATCGTGGCCAACCTCATGGCGCTGGCACTGGCGTGGCACATTCGCCGGCACCCGGCCTATGACGCTTATCCGCTGCGCGCGGGGTTGCTGCGGCTCAACCGGCAGTACTTGAAAGAACTGTGGCGCCTGGGCCTGCCGATTGGTGGCACCTACGCGGTGGAAGTCGGGCTGTTTGCCTTCGCGGCGCTGTGCATGGGCACCATGGGCAGCACGCAACTGGCGGCGCACCAGATCGCCCTGCAAATCGTCTCGGTGGCGTTCATGGTCCCGGCGGGCATTTCCTACGCGATCACCATGCGCATCGGCCAGCATTACGGCGCCGGGCAACTGCTGGATGCGCGGCTGGCCGGACGGGTCGGCATCGCCTTCGGTGCGGTGGCGATGCTGTGCTTCGCGATGGTGTTCTGGTTGCTGCCGAATCAATTGATTGGCTTGTTCCTCGATCACAACGATCCGGCATTCCGCGAAGTCATCAACCTGGCCGTGAGCCTGCTGGCGGTGGCGGCATGGTTCGAGTTGTTCGACGGCACGCAAACCATCGCCATGGGCTGCATTCGCGGGCTTAAGGACGCCAAGACCACGTTCCTGGTTGGCCTGGCCTGCTATTGGCTGATCGGCGCACCGGCCGCGTGGTGGATGGCGTTCCACTTGAACTGGGGGCCGACGGGTGTCTGGTGGGGGTTGGCGCTGGGGCTGGCGTGCTCGGCGGTGAGCCTGACGCTGGCGTTTGAGTGGAAGATGAAGCGGATGATTCGGCGGGAGCCTTCGGCACAGCGATTCGAGGCGGTTCAGGCTGAGTGATATCCCC of the Pseudomonas sp. MAG733B genome contains:
- a CDS encoding LysR substrate-binding domain-containing protein, giving the protein MSRRLPPLYALRAFEAAARHSSFTRAAEELSITQSAVSRHIRTLEEHFACRLFHRSGRNLQLTESARLLLPGIREGFTALERACNTLRAEDDILRMKAPSTLTMRWLLARLSRFRHLQPGNEVQLTSAWMDIDSVDFNDEPFDCAVLLSNGHFPPDWEASYLFPEELIPVGAPNLRDDQPWDVTRLANTELLHPTPDRRDWRNWLERMGLADQVSLKGGQVFDTLELGMIAAARGYGVSMGDLLMVAEDVAQGRLSLPWPTAVASGEKYYLVWPKTRPGGERMRRLSDFLQGEVRAMELPDVVHLS
- a CDS encoding methyl-accepting chemotaxis protein translates to MSQPRARIASQLGLALAVILAIVITGSTLFALRSLDSANLATREEHLASEARLLADQLSTFHSTLRESTQRLAGLFETRFSSGLSVHADEPVVVAGVQTPGLHLGNVVLNNNFKEVDEFKQMTAGVATVFVRSGEDFIRVSTNVTKQDGSRAIGTVLDHANPAYARLMAGQSFVGRSLLFERFYMSQYTPVRDSSGKVIAVLYVGFDYTDAQKAQFENLKRFRIGQTGSLALLDEQNKWLVPIAGVEALDQAVPAINALAKTPGKGEFWSDKAEDFYSIAVPFQDGPWSVVASMPKTEISAVTWSVGIQLAIGSLLAMLLAVGSAVWLLRSKLAPLGDLVRQAEALGAGDLSVRLSVSSNDEIGQLARAFNQMSQALSTMVEHIRNASMEVNSRAQALSGLSGGAYEGMEQQSGEITSMAGAVEEFSATSLNIADNMGSTQRLAQENAQQTQIGRTSMDEASSSLEQIAGALNSTATVINTLGQRSQEIGGIVGVITSIAEQTNLLALNAAIEAARAGEQGRGFAVVADEVRNLASRTRQATDEISGMIQSIQQETGNAISTMEQGNVLMQEGLSRNANVASALARIDEQSRSAGQQFAAITTATQEQSSTATLLSSNLQSIALANSEQREVVSNLAVTAKELEKLAADLRSEVDRFR
- a CDS encoding NorM family multidrug efflux MATE transporter, with product MQHPARIELWAILRLSGPLIASQLAHMLMVLTDTLMMARLSPEALAGGGLGAATYSFVSIFCIGVIAAVGTLVAIRQGAGDILGAARLTQAGVWLAWLMALGGGLLLWNLKPVLLLFGQTESNVQAAGQFLIFLPFALPGYLSFMALRGFTSAIGRATPVMVISLGGTVANFLLNYALITGMFGLPKLGLMGIGLVTAIVANLMALALAWHIRRHPAYDAYPLRAGLLRLNRQYLKELWRLGLPIGGTYAVEVGLFAFAALCMGTMGSTQLAAHQIALQIVSVAFMVPAGISYAITMRIGQHYGAGQLLDARLAGRVGIAFGAVAMLCFAMVFWLLPNQLIGLFLDHNDPAFREVINLAVSLLAVAAWFELFDGTQTIAMGCIRGLKDAKTTFLVGLACYWLIGAPAAWWMAFHLNWGPTGVWWGLALGLACSAVSLTLAFEWKMKRMIRREPSAQRFEAVQAE